In the genome of Notamacropus eugenii isolate mMacEug1 chromosome 5, mMacEug1.pri_v2, whole genome shotgun sequence, one region contains:
- the MAB21L1 gene encoding putative nucleotidyltransferase MAB21L1 has protein sequence MIAAQAKLVYHLNKYYNEKCQARKAAIAKTIREVCKVVSDVLKEVEVQEPRFISSLNEMDNRYEGLEVISPTEFEVVLYLNQMGVFNFVDDGSLPGCAVLKLSDGRKRSMSLWVEFITASGYLSARKIRSRFQTLVAQAVDKCSYRDVVKMVADTSEVKLRIRDRYVVQITPAFKCTGIWPRSAAHWPLPHIPWPGPNRVAEVKAEGFNLLSKECHSLAGKQSSAESDAWVLQFAEAENRLQMGGCRKKCLSILKTLRDRHLELPGQPLNNYHMKTLVSYECEKHPRESDWDESCLGDRLNGILLQLISCLQCRRCPHYFLPNLDLFQGKPHSALENAAKQTWRLAREILTNPKSLEKL, from the coding sequence ATGATCGCGGCCCAGGCCAAGTTGGTTTATCATCTGAATAAATACTACAATGAAAAATGCCAAGCCAGGAAAGCTGCCATCGCCAAAACTATCCGAGAAGTCTGCAAAGTAGTTTCGGATGTGTTGAAGGAAGTGGAAGTGCAGGAACCCCGTTTCATCAGTTCTCTCAATGAAATGGACAATCGTTACGAGGGTCTGGAGGTCATTTCACCCACAGAATTTGAAGTGGTGCTTTATCTTAATCAAATGGGGGTCTTCAACTTTGTGGATGATGGTTCCCTGCCGGGATGTGCCGTGCTCAAGTTAAGCGATGGGCGTAAAAGAAGCATGTCTCTTTGGGTGGAGTTCATAACAGCCTCCGGTTACCTCTCTGCTCGGAAAATCAGGTCCAGATTTCAGACCCTGGTGGCTCAAGCAGTGGATAAATGTAGTTACAGGGATGTGGTAAAGATGGTGGCAGATACCAGCGAAGTGAAACTGAGAATAAGAGATAGGTATGTAGTGCAGATTACCCCAGCTTTTAAGTGCACGGGGATCTGGCCAAGAAGCGCTGCCCACTGGCCACTTCCCCATATCCCCTGGCCAGGACCCAACAGGGTAGCAGAGGTCAAAGCTGAAGGGTTCAATCTCTTATCCAAGGAGTGCCACTCTCTAGCAGGCAAACAGAGTTCAGCGGAGAGTGATGCCTGGGTCCTGCAGTTCGCAGAAGCAGAGAACAGACTACAGATGGGAGGTTGCAGAAAGAAATGCCTTTCGATTCTCAAAACCTTACGGGATCGACACCTGGAACTGCCAGGCCAGCCCCTGAACAATTACCACATGAAGACTCTGGTTTCTTACGAGTGTGAAAAGCACCCCCGGGAATCGGATTGGGACGAATCTTGCCTGGGCGATCGCCTCAACGGAATTTTACTGCAACTTATATCCTGCCTACAATGCAGGCGGTGTCCTCACTACTTCTTACCAAACTTAGACCTCTTTCAGGGCAAACCTCATTCAGCTCTGGAAAATGCTGCCAAACAAACGTGGCGATTGGCTAGAGAGATACTTACTAATCCTAAAAGTTTGGAAAAACTTTAG